The proteins below come from a single Brachyspira hampsonii genomic window:
- a CDS encoding Na/Pi cotransporter family protein → MLLTLSFYLVGGFGLFMYGLKVFSDGLQESTENALKDILHKVTQNKILGISLGFLITAIVQSSSAVTVMTVSFVNANLLTLSQAINIILGANIGTTVTGWIISLNIDVLALPSLGIGSIIVIFGSENRKLRFFGEILMGFGMIFYGLILMKTAFEGVRGSEDFEKVFLIANADTMYGRFLCVVIGMVVTAIIQSSSAALGVTISLASVGLIDYPTGVALILGQNIGTTITAVLATLGASTNAKRAALVHCLFNIFGVIYMFFLFPYYIKLVDIIVGFMNIGDPNLVVNNKYVNISFYIAAAHTMFNIINVIVFYFLTEKLEKIVCFIIKDKEDEKHVSVLSDKLLNMPVSAEIEVRKEVTYMGDIAKKMLARIEQLFDNPSERLLTKIRDHEKMLDNTDQEIHAFLLKLLGKNTLNSANIASLINISTYYENLGDNLKDLGKAIIKGNEKKTSFNETQKEDIIKMLHNNKDFIDYLAGLILEYYSLNKEKTYDEAMEKYHQIKGFYYEARERHYDNVDKSLIPALNAHLYGDVLVYFNRSIGNLVNIVEAITGKDK, encoded by the coding sequence ATGCTTTTAACATTGTCTTTTTATTTAGTAGGCGGATTCGGACTTTTTATGTACGGTCTTAAAGTTTTTTCAGACGGACTTCAGGAAAGTACAGAAAATGCATTAAAAGATATACTTCATAAAGTAACTCAGAATAAAATATTAGGGATATCATTAGGTTTTCTTATAACGGCAATAGTTCAGTCAAGCAGTGCAGTTACGGTAATGACTGTAAGTTTTGTAAATGCGAATTTGCTTACTTTATCACAGGCTATTAATATAATACTAGGAGCAAATATAGGTACAACTGTTACAGGTTGGATAATATCATTGAATATAGATGTACTAGCATTGCCTTCTTTAGGTATAGGTTCTATAATAGTAATATTCGGTTCAGAGAATAGAAAACTAAGATTTTTCGGTGAAATATTGATGGGATTTGGTATGATATTCTATGGACTTATACTTATGAAAACTGCATTTGAAGGTGTAAGAGGTTCTGAAGATTTTGAAAAAGTATTTTTAATAGCCAATGCTGATACTATGTACGGAAGATTCCTATGTGTAGTAATAGGTATGGTTGTAACAGCTATAATACAATCAAGCAGTGCAGCTTTGGGGGTAACTATATCATTAGCTTCAGTTGGTTTAATAGACTATCCTACAGGTGTTGCTTTAATATTAGGGCAAAACATAGGTACTACAATTACAGCTGTTTTAGCCACTTTGGGAGCTTCCACTAATGCCAAAAGAGCTGCTTTAGTGCATTGTTTATTTAATATATTTGGTGTTATATATATGTTCTTCCTATTCCCATATTATATAAAATTAGTTGATATAATTGTGGGATTTATGAATATAGGAGATCCTAATCTTGTAGTAAATAATAAGTATGTCAATATATCATTTTATATAGCGGCTGCACATACTATGTTTAATATTATAAATGTTATAGTATTTTATTTCCTAACAGAAAAATTAGAAAAGATAGTTTGTTTCATTATTAAAGATAAAGAAGATGAAAAGCATGTCAGTGTTCTTTCTGATAAACTTCTTAATATGCCTGTTTCTGCTGAAATAGAAGTAAGGAAAGAAGTAACATATATGGGAGATATTGCTAAAAAAATGCTTGCAAGAATAGAGCAATTATTTGATAATCCTAGCGAAAGGCTTCTTACAAAGATAAGGGATCATGAAAAAATGCTGGATAATACGGATCAGGAAATTCATGCTTTTTTATTAAAATTACTAGGTAAAAATACTTTAAATTCAGCTAATATTGCTTCTCTTATTAATATAAGTACATATTATGAGAATTTAGGGGATAATTTAAAAGATTTAGGAAAGGCTATTATTAAAGGAAATGAAAAGAAAACATCATTCAATGAAACGCAAAAAGAAGATATAATAAAAATGCTCCATAATAATAAAGATTTTATAGATTATTTGGCAGGATTAATACTTGAATATTATTCTTTAAACAAAGAAAAGACTTATGATGAGGCTATGGAAAAATATCATCAGATTAAAGGATTTTATTATGAAGCCAGAGAAAGACATTATGATAATGTTGATAAATCATTAATACCTGCTTTAAATGCACATCTATACGGAGATGTATTGGTGTATTTCAATCGTTCTATAGGAAATTTGGTGAACATTGTAGAAGCTATAACAGGAAAAGATAAATAA
- the gdhA gene encoding NADP-specific glutamate dehydrogenase, with protein sequence MNEQLEAIYNKIVKRNPGEVEFHQAVKEVLNTLEVVLKKKPHYVEQKIIERMCEPERQIMFRVPWMDDKGEIQVNRGFRVQFSSVIGPYKGGLRFHPSVYLGIIKFLSFEQIFKNALTGLPIGGGKGGSDFDPKGKSDNEVMRFCQSFMTELQRHIGYDIDVPAGDIGVGGREIGYLFGQYKRLKNRFEPGVLTGKGLGYGGSLVRTEATGYGLVYFTDLMLKTNGKNGFEGKKVVVSGSGNVAIYAMEKAAQLGAKVVACSDSNGVIYDENGINLDTVKRLKEVERKRIKEYASAHSSAKYLENGNIWDIACDIAMPCATQNELDAKSAETLVKNGCISVTEGANMPATPEAVEVFQKAGVLFAPGKATNAGGVATSALEMQQNASMDKWEFDYTDNKLKNIMTNIHNTCYQTAEEYGCKGDYLKGANIAGFVKVADIMIPYGLV encoded by the coding sequence ATGAATGAACAATTAGAAGCTATTTATAACAAAATAGTGAAAAGAAATCCTGGCGAAGTAGAATTTCACCAAGCAGTTAAAGAAGTATTAAACACTTTGGAAGTTGTATTAAAGAAAAAACCTCATTATGTTGAACAAAAAATAATTGAAAGAATGTGCGAACCTGAAAGACAAATAATGTTCAGAGTACCTTGGATGGACGATAAAGGCGAAATACAGGTAAACAGAGGATTCCGCGTACAGTTTTCAAGTGTAATAGGACCTTATAAAGGCGGACTTCGTTTTCACCCATCTGTTTATTTAGGTATTATTAAATTCTTAAGTTTTGAGCAAATATTCAAAAATGCTCTTACAGGATTACCTATAGGCGGAGGTAAAGGCGGTTCTGACTTTGACCCTAAAGGAAAAAGTGATAATGAAGTTATGCGTTTCTGCCAAAGCTTTATGACAGAGCTTCAAAGACATATAGGTTATGATATTGATGTACCTGCTGGAGACATAGGAGTTGGCGGAAGAGAAATAGGTTATTTATTCGGACAGTATAAAAGACTTAAAAACAGATTTGAGCCAGGTGTATTAACAGGAAAAGGTTTAGGTTACGGCGGTTCTTTAGTTCGTACTGAAGCTACTGGTTACGGACTTGTATATTTCACTGACCTTATGCTTAAAACTAATGGAAAAAACGGCTTTGAAGGTAAAAAAGTTGTAGTTTCTGGTTCTGGTAATGTAGCTATATATGCTATGGAAAAAGCTGCTCAATTAGGTGCTAAAGTTGTTGCTTGTTCTGACTCTAACGGAGTTATTTATGATGAAAACGGCATTAATTTAGATACTGTAAAAAGATTAAAAGAAGTAGAAAGAAAAAGAATTAAAGAATATGCTTCTGCTCATTCTTCTGCTAAATATTTAGAAAATGGAAATATTTGGGACATTGCCTGCGATATTGCTATGCCTTGTGCTACTCAAAATGAGCTTGATGCTAAAAGTGCTGAAACATTGGTTAAAAATGGATGTATATCTGTTACTGAAGGTGCTAATATGCCTGCTACTCCGGAAGCTGTTGAAGTATTCCAAAAAGCTGGAGTATTATTCGCACCAGGAAAAGCTACAAATGCTGGTGGTGTTGCTACTTCTGCCTTAGAAATGCAGCAAAATGCGTCTATGGATAAATGGGAGTTTGATTATACTGATAACAAACTTAAAAATATTATGACTAATATACACAATACTTGTTATCAAACTGCTGAAGAATACGGTTGTAAAGGCGACTATTTGAAAGGTGCTAATATAGCCGGATTTGTTAAAGTAGCTGATATAATGATACCTTACGGTTTAGTTTAA
- a CDS encoding uracil-DNA glycosylase — MNKIENYFLQQNKIKFSNVVCSQHNKKIVLRNPKKAKQAVKKEEKDIKNEGIELMKEIKNEDLKKIYSEVEKCMKCEALCNRRLNVVFGRGDEEPDIVFVGEAPGADEDKQGLPFVGRGGKLLDKWIERLNINKEKYYIMNALKCRPPENRDPLPEEKANCRDFFVTQLQILNPKIICALGRHGFGNLIDFDLKTPFGKARNKVHYYNNNGKDVPVIATYHPAYILRNQKEEDKVIADLEFMLSELDKVRNK; from the coding sequence ATGAACAAAATAGAAAACTATTTTTTACAGCAAAATAAAATAAAATTTTCAAATGTTGTATGCAGTCAGCATAATAAAAAAATAGTATTAAGAAATCCAAAAAAAGCAAAACAAGCAGTAAAAAAAGAAGAAAAAGATATTAAGAATGAAGGCATAGAATTAATGAAAGAAATAAAAAATGAAGATTTAAAAAAGATATATAGCGAAGTAGAAAAATGCATGAAATGTGAGGCATTATGCAATAGAAGATTAAATGTGGTATTTGGACGAGGAGATGAAGAGCCTGATATAGTATTTGTAGGAGAGGCACCGGGGGCAGACGAGGATAAACAAGGACTTCCATTCGTAGGAAGAGGCGGAAAACTTCTTGATAAATGGATTGAAAGACTTAATATAAATAAAGAAAAATACTATATAATGAATGCTCTGAAATGCCGTCCTCCTGAAAACAGAGATCCTTTGCCTGAAGAAAAAGCCAACTGCAGAGATTTTTTTGTAACTCAATTACAGATACTTAATCCTAAAATAATATGTGCATTAGGCCGTCATGGATTCGGTAATTTAATAGATTTTGACTTAAAAACTCCTTTCGGAAAAGCTAGAAATAAAGTACATTACTACAATAATAATGGAAAAGATGTGCCTGTAATAGCTACTTATCACCCTGCTTATATTTTAAGGAATCAAAAAGAGGAAGATAAAGTCATAGCAGATTTGGAGTTTATGCTTAGCGAACTTGATAAAGTTAGAAATAAATAA
- a CDS encoding ankyrin repeat domain-containing protein, with protein sequence MPNSFDNIINAADYETYENIEYSNIPKKPTIFDYINHKNQLSDIIERINKYLDNNGDINAVNKNGNTLLMEAVSIGYYDLADYLVDKNADISITNANGENALILSSHYPYIMNLLINNNADINIADNNGKTALHYACEYGDLYSVKLLIKNGADINKRDILGKTILMYAVENEHLLLIKYLVEDLKVDINEKDDWGQNAMFYATKIDTARYLIYNDMNYTDVNSIGLKPYEVMKYNGYINVSNYLQKLEKRR encoded by the coding sequence ATGCCTAATTCATTTGACAATATAATAAATGCTGCAGATTATGAAACTTATGAAAATATAGAATATTCTAATATTCCAAAAAAGCCTACTATATTTGATTATATAAATCATAAAAATCAATTATCTGATATTATAGAAAGAATAAACAAATATTTAGATAATAATGGAGATATTAATGCTGTAAATAAAAACGGCAACACTTTACTTATGGAAGCAGTATCTATAGGATACTATGATTTAGCTGATTATTTAGTAGACAAAAATGCTGATATATCTATAACAAATGCCAATGGAGAAAATGCTTTAATACTTTCTTCACATTATCCATATATAATGAATCTCCTTATAAATAATAATGCTGATATAAATATTGCTGACAATAACGGTAAGACAGCACTTCATTATGCTTGCGAGTATGGGGATTTATATTCAGTAAAACTTCTAATAAAAAACGGTGCTGATATTAATAAAAGAGATATATTAGGAAAAACTATCCTTATGTATGCTGTTGAAAATGAACATCTTTTATTAATAAAGTATTTAGTAGAGGATTTAAAAGTTGATATTAATGAAAAAGACGATTGGGGTCAGAATGCCATGTTTTATGCTACAAAAATAGATACGGCAAGATATCTCATTTATAATGACATGAATTACACCGATGTTAACTCAATAGGATTAAAGCCTTATGAAGTTATGAAATACAATGGCTATATAAATGTATCAAATTATCTGCAAAAGCTGGAAAAAAGAAGATAA
- a CDS encoding DUF4132 domain-containing protein codes for MSIIENYIDDIFKNHPYKDDIKKYVNNENDSINFNTEEIKFDISNNHIIYSNLLDLYINDKQNDSLIRLFKVISMQKIENIYIFEILIINMISGMNIKEALLKCISMKKINDWNRDYKKYSYSINPISNEIMNAKINILIYYYYASKYFPKETEKYIENICSSNIDDIIKEYEDDILIALMALSIKIYFGDYSKIPVILEYSKKVNYLDSILSLFIILNIDDSISKRFIELIENNMLNENKDLFINLAYMMKLFFLTRKNFSEKFANKSFDEFIHDLSDFNIPQYFIFLIKYLDTNLSVNSNKVFEAIKTLYSKDKESFYKLYNILKKVEIPYIIEIKAVLNCVLLNAKDDKADITVLDNNIDYFIENIKKELEKIYDIKSDNIFELLENKTINKYDLSVNISKELIFTTKIIVLMYDYNEKSRKVVRALLKSLPYNLAIPLMIKDRKEFYNIKLKEILDYLQGYDLDLKDLIITYLYTYPIYIFSTKYILKLVTKNADYTVEMFHDKTFLKAASYKSYALIDFLELLYKKDKAGFTNYSAICYVLHLKNKEIIKCALSLIEKDEYNSRAYIESSIHAYRKDIQFELKKIIKKWNCNRKGFKFKTLEDINQYIDDYYDDDYENLIDFVDENLISDVLLRSDKSIKIPVKVMKYILLEYMLLDEPYRIKDIDRMIDLFDMDSVRSTFEKIYKYWSDNGCDENKKNIIIPYCIYADYNQIVSLYDRIEYWHDNFKSSLAAYIIPAIAMNGEKFALMIINNIIYMSKNKVLRNAAISSFEKASECLNIPIDNLFDKVIPNLGFNVERNKIINYGKQSFTLQLLSDSYLEVIDNENHKIIKELPEPIEGDNKTKAEEAKKDLANIRNSLEAIITYQKEKLKKVMFNGRKWDYETFFEVFVENPVMQYFTLAFVWGVYDEDGNLIDCFRYMEDGSLISIDEDLYELPKQIKCYITLYHPIDSDEDTYKTWYYQLELYEIEQPVEQIKIKKYILKDSDVENNSIISFKGQKLSLEYMDKLSKELNIKTEYYNEYVSYYMVDNVLKIICEIDCSMYDEDVLIESIKFYELEKYNKFGRIISPFDIERRFISTMIYYLSLGFYD; via the coding sequence ATGAGTATTATAGAAAATTATATAGATGATATTTTTAAAAATCATCCGTATAAAGATGATATAAAAAAATATGTCAATAATGAAAATGACAGTATAAACTTTAATACCGAAGAAATAAAATTTGACATTTCTAATAATCATATAATATATTCAAATTTATTGGATCTATATATCAATGATAAGCAAAACGATAGTTTAATCAGATTATTCAAAGTTATATCCATGCAAAAAATAGAAAATATATATATTTTTGAAATACTTATCATCAATATGATATCCGGTATGAATATCAAAGAAGCATTGCTTAAATGCATATCTATGAAAAAGATTAATGATTGGAACAGAGATTATAAAAAATATTCATATAGTATAAATCCTATATCAAATGAAATAATGAATGCTAAAATTAATATACTTATATATTATTATTATGCTTCAAAATATTTCCCTAAAGAAACTGAGAAATACATAGAAAATATATGCTCATCAAATATAGATGACATCATAAAAGAATATGAAGATGATATATTAATAGCTTTAATGGCTTTAAGTATAAAGATATATTTTGGTGATTATAGTAAAATACCTGTTATATTGGAATATTCAAAAAAGGTAAATTATTTAGATTCTATACTTTCTCTTTTCATTATATTAAATATAGATGATAGTATATCAAAGAGATTTATAGAATTAATAGAAAATAATATGCTTAATGAAAATAAGGATTTATTTATAAATTTGGCGTATATGATGAAATTATTTTTCTTAACAAGAAAGAATTTCAGTGAAAAATTTGCAAATAAAAGTTTTGATGAATTCATACATGATCTTTCAGATTTTAATATACCGCAATATTTTATATTTCTTATAAAATATCTTGATACCAATTTATCAGTAAATTCAAATAAAGTATTTGAAGCAATAAAAACTTTATACAGCAAAGATAAAGAATCATTTTATAAACTCTATAATATATTAAAAAAAGTTGAAATACCTTATATTATAGAAATAAAAGCAGTACTAAACTGTGTGCTTTTGAATGCAAAAGATGATAAGGCAGATATTACTGTACTTGACAATAATATAGATTATTTTATAGAAAACATAAAAAAAGAATTAGAAAAAATATACGATATAAAATCTGATAATATATTTGAATTATTAGAAAATAAAACTATAAACAAATATGATTTATCTGTTAATATCAGCAAAGAATTAATATTTACAACAAAAATAATAGTTCTCATGTATGACTATAATGAAAAGTCTAGAAAAGTTGTCCGTGCTTTATTGAAATCATTACCATATAATTTAGCTATACCATTAATGATTAAAGACAGAAAAGAATTCTATAATATTAAATTAAAAGAGATATTAGATTACTTACAGGGATATGATTTAGACTTAAAAGACTTAATAATAACATATCTATACACCTACCCTATTTACATTTTCAGCACAAAATATATATTAAAGCTGGTTACTAAAAATGCTGATTATACAGTAGAAATGTTTCATGATAAAACATTTTTAAAAGCAGCCTCATATAAAAGTTATGCTCTAATAGATTTTTTAGAACTTCTATATAAAAAAGATAAAGCAGGATTCACAAATTATTCTGCTATTTGTTATGTACTGCATTTAAAAAATAAAGAAATTATCAAATGTGCTTTAAGTTTAATAGAAAAAGATGAATACAATTCCAGAGCTTATATTGAAAGCAGTATACATGCCTATAGAAAAGATATTCAGTTTGAATTAAAAAAAATAATAAAAAAATGGAATTGCAATAGAAAAGGATTTAAATTCAAAACTCTTGAAGATATTAATCAATATATAGATGATTACTATGATGATGATTATGAGAATTTAATAGATTTTGTAGATGAGAATTTAATATCTGATGTACTTCTTAGAAGCGATAAAAGTATAAAAATACCTGTAAAAGTTATGAAATATATATTGCTTGAATATATGCTTCTTGATGAGCCTTATAGAATAAAAGATATAGATAGAATGATAGATTTATTTGATATGGACTCTGTCAGAAGTACATTTGAAAAAATATATAAATATTGGTCTGATAATGGATGCGATGAAAATAAAAAAAATATTATCATACCATACTGTATTTATGCAGACTATAATCAAATAGTAAGTTTATACGACAGAATAGAATATTGGCATGATAATTTCAAATCATCTTTAGCGGCATATATAATACCTGCAATAGCTATGAACGGCGAAAAGTTTGCATTAATGATAATAAATAATATCATATACATGTCTAAAAATAAGGTATTAAGAAATGCAGCAATATCATCTTTTGAGAAGGCATCTGAGTGTTTGAATATACCTATTGATAATTTATTCGATAAAGTTATACCTAATTTAGGCTTTAATGTAGAGAGAAATAAAATAATAAATTACGGTAAGCAAAGTTTTACCCTTCAGCTTTTAAGCGATTCTTATTTAGAAGTAATAGACAATGAAAATCATAAGATAATAAAAGAACTTCCAGAACCTATAGAAGGAGATAATAAAACAAAAGCAGAAGAGGCAAAAAAAGATCTAGCTAATATAAGAAATTCACTTGAAGCTATTATAACATATCAAAAAGAAAAATTAAAAAAAGTTATGTTTAATGGCAGAAAATGGGATTATGAAACATTTTTTGAAGTATTTGTAGAAAATCCTGTAATGCAGTATTTCACATTGGCATTTGTTTGGGGTGTTTATGATGAAGACGGAAATTTGATAGACTGCTTCAGATATATGGAAGATGGTTCTTTAATTTCTATAGATGAAGATTTATATGAACTTCCTAAACAAATTAAATGCTATATAACTTTATATCATCCTATTGATTCAGATGAAGATACTTACAAAACTTGGTATTATCAATTGGAATTATATGAGATAGAGCAGCCTGTAGAACAGATTAAAATAAAAAAATATATATTAAAAGACAGCGATGTAGAAAATAATTCTATAATATCTTTTAAAGGACAAAAACTATCATTAGAATATATGGACAAATTATCTAAAGAATTAAATATAAAAACAGAATATTATAATGAATATGTATCTTACTATATGGTAGATAATGTTCTAAAAATAATATGCGAAATAGACTGCAGTATGTATGATGAAGATGTATTGATTGAAAGCATAAAATTTTATGAATTAGAAAAATATAATAAATTTGGCAGGATAATTTCTCCTTTTGATATAGAAAGAAGATTTATTAGCACAATGATTTATTATTTATCTTTAGGTTTTTATGATTAA